The following proteins are encoded in a genomic region of Streptomyces collinus Tu 365:
- a CDS encoding DEAD/DEAH box helicase: MTLPVALSGTDVIGQAKTGTGKTLGFGLPLLERVTVPADVEAGRAAPEDLTDAPQALVVVPTRELCQQVTNDLLTAGKVRNVRVIAIYGGRAYEPQVEALKKGVDVVVGTPGRLLDLAGQKKLNLKHVKSLVLDEADEMLDLGFLPDVEKIINMLPVKRQTMLFSATMPGAVIGLARRYMSRPTHIRATAPDDEGATVANIKQFVYRAHNMDKPEMVARILQAEGRGLAMIFCRTKRTAADIAEQLERRGFASGAVHGDLGQGAREQALRAFRNGKVDVLVCTDVAARGIDVEGVTHVINYQSPEDEKTFLHRVGRTGRAGAKGTAITFVDWDDIPRWQLINKALELDFNDPVETYSSSPHLFSDLGIPAGTKGVLPRSERTRAGLDAEVLEDLGETGGRGARGRGGRGGRAEAAAPERERSARAPRSRRRTRGGAPLDASATTAEAPAVESGSVAEPTAARTPRRRRRTRGGAAPAPVTPAAVSPATDAAEAAVTAVESPAAPTTPEKPRRRRTRRSAEPVEALAVETQVAEAAPVAVAPQAAEAVADTAEAVEAKPRRRTRKAAEPAAEAAVATAEGTDEAAPATKPRRTRKTAAAAPVEVAEAAADTAEAVEAKPRRRTRKAAEAAVATAEGTDEAAPATKPRRTRKTAAAAPVEVAEAAADTTEAVEAKPRRRTRKAAEPAAEAAVATAEGTDEAAPATKPRRTRKTAAAAPVEAAEAAADTTEAVEAKPRRRTRKAAEPAAEAALATAEGTDEAAPATKPRRTRKTAAAPVEAADTATEAKPRRTRRTAAAAEAALDTAEAVEAKPRRARKTAAVAVEEGAEAPAPKARRTRKAVAEAAAPEIPAQATDEPEVKPRRRTRKATAAAEATEG; the protein is encoded by the coding sequence ATGACGCTCCCGGTCGCCCTGTCCGGCACCGACGTCATCGGCCAGGCCAAGACCGGCACCGGCAAGACCCTCGGCTTCGGTCTGCCGCTCCTGGAGCGCGTGACCGTCCCCGCCGACGTGGAGGCCGGACGCGCCGCCCCCGAGGACCTCACCGACGCCCCGCAGGCGCTCGTCGTCGTCCCCACGCGCGAGCTGTGCCAGCAGGTCACCAACGACCTCCTGACCGCGGGCAAGGTGCGCAACGTGCGCGTCATCGCCATCTACGGCGGCCGGGCCTACGAGCCCCAGGTCGAGGCCCTGAAGAAGGGCGTCGACGTGGTCGTCGGCACCCCGGGCCGGCTCCTGGACCTCGCGGGCCAGAAGAAGCTCAACCTGAAGCACGTCAAGAGCCTGGTCCTCGACGAGGCCGACGAGATGCTCGACCTGGGCTTCCTGCCCGACGTCGAGAAGATCATCAACATGCTGCCGGTCAAGCGGCAGACCATGCTGTTCTCGGCGACCATGCCGGGCGCGGTCATCGGCCTCGCGCGCCGCTACATGTCGCGGCCCACGCACATCCGCGCCACCGCGCCGGACGACGAGGGCGCGACGGTCGCGAACATCAAGCAGTTCGTCTACCGCGCGCACAACATGGACAAGCCGGAGATGGTCGCGCGGATCCTGCAGGCCGAGGGCCGCGGGCTCGCGATGATCTTCTGCCGGACCAAGCGCACGGCGGCCGACATCGCCGAGCAGCTCGAGCGCCGCGGCTTCGCCTCCGGCGCGGTCCACGGCGACCTCGGCCAGGGCGCCCGTGAGCAGGCCCTGCGCGCCTTCCGCAACGGCAAGGTCGACGTGCTCGTCTGCACCGACGTCGCCGCGCGCGGCATCGACGTCGAGGGCGTCACCCACGTCATCAACTACCAGTCCCCCGAGGACGAGAAGACCTTCCTGCACCGCGTGGGCCGCACCGGCCGCGCGGGCGCCAAGGGCACGGCGATCACGTTCGTGGACTGGGACGACATCCCGCGCTGGCAGCTGATCAACAAGGCGCTGGAGCTGGACTTCAACGACCCGGTGGAGACGTACTCCAGCTCCCCGCACCTGTTCTCGGACCTCGGCATCCCCGCCGGCACCAAGGGCGTCCTGCCGCGCTCGGAGCGCACCCGCGCCGGTCTGGACGCGGAGGTGCTGGAGGACCTCGGCGAGACCGGTGGCCGCGGTGCGCGCGGTCGCGGTGGCCGTGGTGGCCGCGCCGAGGCCGCCGCGCCCGAGCGTGAGCGCTCGGCACGCGCCCCGCGCAGCCGCCGCCGTACGCGTGGCGGTGCGCCGCTGGACGCGTCCGCGACGACCGCCGAGGCACCGGCCGTCGAGTCCGGCTCCGTGGCGGAGCCCACGGCCGCCCGGACCCCGCGCCGCCGTCGCCGCACGCGTGGCGGTGCCGCGCCGGCGCCCGTGACGCCCGCCGCGGTCTCCCCTGCCACGGACGCGGCCGAGGCCGCCGTCACGGCGGTGGAGAGCCCGGCCGCGCCGACGACCCCGGAGAAGCCGCGCCGTCGCCGCACCCGCAGGTCGGCGGAGCCGGTCGAGGCCCTGGCGGTCGAGACGCAGGTGGCGGAGGCCGCTCCCGTGGCCGTCGCTCCGCAGGCCGCCGAGGCCGTGGCGGACACGGCGGAGGCCGTCGAGGCCAAGCCGCGCCGCCGCACCCGCAAGGCAGCCGAACCGGCCGCCGAAGCCGCCGTCGCCACCGCGGAAGGCACGGACGAGGCCGCCCCGGCGACCAAGCCCCGCCGCACCCGCAAGACCGCCGCCGCCGCGCCCGTCGAGGTGGCCGAGGCCGCCGCCGACACGGCCGAGGCCGTCGAGGCCAAGCCGCGCCGCCGCACCCGCAAGGCAGCCGAAGCCGCCGTCGCGACGGCCGAAGGCACCGACGAGGCCGCCCCGGCGACCAAGCCCCGCCGCACCCGCAAGACCGCCGCCGCCGCGCCCGTCGAGGTGGCCGAGGCCGCCGCCGACACGACGGAGGCCGTCGAGGCCAAGCCGCGCCGCCGCACCCGCAAGGCAGCCGAACCGGCCGCCGAAGCCGCCGTCGCCACCGCGGAAGGCACGGACGAGGCCGCCCCGGCGACCAAGCCCCGCCGCACCCGCAAGACCGCCGCCGCCGCGCCCGTCGAGGCGGCCGAGGCCGCCGCCGACACGACGGAGGCCGTCGAGGCCAAGCCGCGCCGCCGCACCCGCAAGGCAGCCGAGCCCGCCGCCGAAGCCGCCCTCGCCACCGCAGAAGGCACCGACGAGGCCGCCCCGGCGACCAAGCCCCGCCGCACCCGCAAGACCGCCGCCGCACCGGTGGAGGCGGCCGACACGGCCACCGAGGCCAAGCCGCGCCGCACCCGCAGGACGGCCGCCGCCGCCGAAGCCGCCCTCGACACGGCCGAGGCCGTCGAGGCCAAGCCGCGCCGGGCCCGCAAGACGGCCGCCGTCGCGGTGGAGGAGGGCGCCGAGGCGCCCGCGCCCAAGGCGCGGCGGACCCGCAAGGCCGTGGCCGAGGCGGCCGCTCCGGAGATCCCGGCGCAGGCCACCGACGAGCCCGAGGTCAAGCCGCGTCGCCGTACGCGCAAGGCCACGGCGGCCGCGGAGGCCACCGAAGGCTGA
- a CDS encoding ferritin-like domain-containing protein, which translates to MTSSDKPENGSAASAGPTGVAAQDWAQAAADPQYRAAVVDLLGALAYGELAAFERLAEDAKLAPTLADKAELAKMASAEFHHFERLRNRLTEIGEEPTGAMEPFVAALDGFHRQTAPSDWLEGLVKAYVGDSIASDFYREVAARLDTDTRELVLAVLDDTGHAEFAVEKVRAAIDADPRVGGRLALWARRLMGEALSQSQRVVADRDALSTMLVGGVADGFDLAEVGRMFSRITEAHTKRMAALGLAA; encoded by the coding sequence ATGACTAGCTCCGACAAGCCTGAGAACGGGTCCGCAGCCTCCGCCGGTCCCACCGGTGTCGCCGCCCAGGACTGGGCGCAGGCCGCCGCCGACCCCCAGTACCGCGCCGCGGTCGTGGACCTGCTGGGCGCGCTCGCGTACGGGGAGCTCGCCGCGTTCGAGCGGCTCGCGGAGGACGCCAAGCTGGCGCCCACCCTCGCGGACAAGGCCGAGCTGGCGAAGATGGCCTCGGCGGAGTTCCACCACTTCGAGCGGCTGCGCAACCGGCTGACCGAGATCGGCGAGGAGCCGACCGGGGCGATGGAGCCGTTCGTGGCGGCCCTGGACGGCTTCCACCGGCAGACGGCCCCCTCGGACTGGCTGGAGGGCCTGGTCAAGGCGTACGTCGGTGACTCCATCGCGAGCGACTTCTACCGGGAGGTCGCCGCCCGTCTGGACACCGACACGCGTGAGCTGGTCCTCGCGGTGCTCGACGACACCGGGCACGCCGAGTTCGCCGTCGAGAAGGTGCGCGCGGCGATCGACGCCGACCCGCGCGTGGGCGGCCGGCTCGCGCTGTGGGCACGGCGGTTGATGGGCGAGGCCCTGTCGCAGTCGCAGCGGGTCGTCGCCGACCGGGACGCGCTCTCCACGATGCTGGTGGGCGGGGTCGCCGACGGGTTCGACCTCGCCGAGGTCGGCCGGATGTTCTCGCGCATCACGGAGGCGCACACCAAGCGGATGGCGGCACTCGGCCTCGCGGCCTGA
- a CDS encoding DUF3107 domain-containing protein, whose translation MEVKIGVQHAPREIVLESGQSVEEVERLVSEALAGKTQLLSLQDEKGRKVLVPTDRLAYVEIGEPTVRKVGFGAL comes from the coding sequence GTGGAGGTCAAGATCGGCGTGCAGCACGCGCCCCGCGAGATCGTTCTGGAGAGCGGTCAGAGCGTCGAGGAGGTCGAGCGCCTGGTGTCGGAGGCGCTGGCCGGTAAGACGCAGCTGCTGAGCCTCCAAGACGAGAAGGGCCGCAAGGTTCTGGTCCCGACGGACCGCCTGGCGTACGTGGAGATCGGCGAGCCGACCGTCCGCAAGGTGGGCTTCGGCGCCCTGTAG
- a CDS encoding TetR/AcrR family transcriptional regulator gives MTAIEQTEAARPRGTRLPRRARRNQLLGAAQEVFVAQGYHAAAMDDIAERAGVSKPVLYQHFPGKLDLYLALLDQHCESLIQAVRSALASTTDNKQRVRATMDAYFAYVEDDGGAFRLVFESDLTNEPAVRERVDKVTNECAEAICDVIAEDTGLSRAESMLLASGLGGLAQVVARSWLHSDRSVPRDQAVQLLTSLAWRGIAGFPMHGTENH, from the coding sequence GTGACAGCCATCGAGCAAACTGAGGCGGCACGCCCACGGGGCACCCGTCTGCCGCGCCGTGCCCGGCGGAACCAACTGCTGGGCGCCGCCCAGGAGGTCTTCGTCGCGCAGGGGTACCACGCCGCGGCGATGGACGACATCGCCGAGCGGGCCGGCGTCAGCAAGCCGGTGCTCTACCAGCACTTCCCCGGCAAGCTCGACCTGTACCTCGCCCTGCTGGACCAGCACTGCGAGTCGCTCATCCAGGCGGTGCGCAGCGCGCTCGCCTCGACGACCGACAACAAGCAGCGCGTGCGGGCGACCATGGACGCCTACTTCGCGTACGTGGAGGACGACGGCGGCGCCTTCCGGCTGGTCTTCGAGTCGGACCTGACGAACGAGCCCGCGGTGCGCGAGCGCGTGGACAAGGTGACCAACGAGTGCGCCGAGGCGATCTGCGACGTCATCGCGGAGGACACCGGTCTGTCGCGCGCGGAGTCGATGCTGCTCGCCTCGGGCCTCGGCGGACTCGCCCAGGTGGTCGCGCGTTCCTGGCTGCACAGCGACCGCAGCGTGCCCCGCGACCAGGCGGTGCAGCTGCTGACCTCGCTGGCCTGGCGGGGCATCGCCGGCTTCCCGATGCACGGCACCGAGAACCACTGA
- a CDS encoding alpha/beta fold hydrolase, translated as MSSTESPSVPAASVLPRVAPVRVGEGERLRSVGLPGVTLTVRSRRPAREGLPPALFVHGLGGSSQNWSVLMKELDDVVDSDAVDLPGFGDSPPPDDGDYSVTGHARAVIRLLDTSGRGPVHLFGNSLGGAVATRVAAVRPDLVRTLTLISPALPELRVQRSAVPTALLGVPGVALLFTRLTREWTAEQRVRGVLGLCYGDPGKVSPEAFGHAVEELERRLRLPYFWDAMARSARGIVNAYTLGGQHGLWRQAERVLAPTLLVYGGRDQLVGYRMAPKAARSFRDSRLVSLPEAGHVAMMEYPEVVAGAFREMLAEAGQEPVGGEAAGEETVGEEASGAGAAGEETGAVEPGAGSGAGTGTGAGS; from the coding sequence ATGTCTTCGACCGAGTCGCCGTCCGTACCGGCCGCCAGCGTCCTTCCGAGGGTGGCACCCGTCCGGGTCGGTGAGGGAGAGCGGCTGAGGTCGGTGGGACTGCCGGGGGTCACTCTTACGGTCCGTTCGCGGCGCCCCGCGCGCGAGGGGCTGCCGCCCGCGCTGTTCGTCCACGGGCTCGGAGGTTCCTCGCAGAACTGGTCCGTGCTGATGAAGGAGCTGGACGACGTCGTCGACAGCGACGCGGTCGACCTGCCCGGCTTCGGCGACTCCCCGCCACCGGACGACGGCGACTACTCCGTCACCGGGCACGCGCGCGCGGTCATCCGCCTGCTCGACACCTCGGGGCGCGGCCCGGTCCACCTGTTCGGCAACTCCCTCGGCGGTGCCGTCGCCACGCGCGTCGCCGCCGTGCGCCCGGACCTCGTGCGCACCCTCACGCTGATCTCGCCCGCCCTGCCGGAGCTGCGCGTGCAGCGCTCCGCGGTGCCGACGGCGCTGCTCGGCGTCCCCGGTGTGGCCCTGCTGTTCACCCGCCTGACCAGGGAGTGGACGGCCGAGCAGCGGGTGCGGGGTGTCCTCGGGCTGTGTTACGGCGACCCGGGCAAGGTGTCGCCCGAGGCGTTCGGGCACGCCGTGGAGGAGCTGGAGCGGCGGCTGCGGCTGCCGTACTTCTGGGACGCGATGGCGCGCTCCGCGCGCGGGATCGTCAACGCCTACACCCTGGGCGGCCAGCACGGGCTGTGGCGCCAGGCCGAGCGTGTGCTCGCCCCGACCCTCCTGGTCTACGGTGGCCGCGACCAGCTCGTCGGCTACCGCATGGCCCCGAAGGCCGCCCGCTCCTTCCGCGACTCCCGCCTGGTGTCCCTGCCGGAGGCCGGGCACGTGGCGATGATGGAGTACCCGGAGGTGGTGGCGGGAGCGTTCCGGGAGATGCTCGCGGAAGCCGGGCAAGAGCCGGTCGGCGGAGAGGCCGCCGGCGAAGAGACGGTCGGCGAAGAGGCCTCCGGTGCCGGAGCGGCCGGCGAGGAGACCGGCGCCGTCGAGCCGGGCGCCGGTTCGGGCGCCGGTACCGGCACGGGCGCGGGGAGCTGA
- a CDS encoding DUF3152 domain-containing protein — protein MGRHSRRGPAPQDEAGDIGAQRDQRPPAPEAAPLEARQPGPRPAAPGQGAPRLPDGTPARGVPRLPAQAARRAPEGTPAHGIPRLPDGTPARGVPRVGGGPATRGGHPQQREPGGGWGEFTGSAGADTAPGPRKGPAGTGPVLPRQRQGGRRRSDGGPRQEYLDAFEEDGDVLAPRPGAGGSRRPGVPGARPPHDAGERPQGGGGDGAPPASVPAQRGGNKGRAFTGIAAAAVTTVLAVVVAGQVADSHGGGTRAQSATGQARDARAPGQGAPSAAQDAAPLTYEQKMDRTYPLAATLKASGKFEAVPGADKAPGKGQKYTYRVDVEQGLGLDGALFAEAVQKTLNDDRSWGHGGTRTFERVSSGKPDFVVTLASPGTTAKWCAKSGLDTTEDNVSCDSASTERVMINAYRWAQGSKTYGDKIHAYRQMLINHEVGHRLGHGHVTCQKNGELAPVMQQQTKFLDHDGIHCLPNPWPYPRS, from the coding sequence GTGGGACGCCACAGCAGGCGCGGACCGGCCCCGCAGGACGAGGCCGGGGACATAGGAGCACAGCGGGACCAGCGGCCCCCGGCCCCGGAAGCGGCCCCGCTCGAAGCACGGCAGCCCGGCCCCCGTCCGGCCGCGCCGGGCCAGGGGGCCCCACGGCTCCCCGACGGCACCCCGGCCCGCGGTGTGCCCCGGCTGCCCGCACAGGCGGCCCGGCGCGCCCCGGAGGGCACCCCGGCGCACGGGATCCCGCGACTGCCGGACGGCACGCCCGCGCGGGGCGTCCCGCGCGTCGGCGGCGGTCCCGCGACCCGTGGCGGCCACCCCCAGCAGCGTGAACCCGGCGGCGGCTGGGGCGAGTTCACCGGGTCGGCCGGTGCCGACACCGCCCCCGGACCCCGGAAGGGCCCGGCCGGCACCGGTCCCGTCCTCCCGCGGCAGCGGCAGGGCGGCAGACGGCGGTCCGACGGCGGGCCACGGCAGGAGTATCTCGACGCCTTCGAGGAGGACGGCGACGTCCTCGCGCCCCGGCCCGGCGCCGGCGGGTCCCGCCGCCCGGGTGTCCCCGGGGCGCGGCCCCCGCACGACGCCGGTGAGCGACCGCAGGGCGGAGGCGGCGACGGCGCGCCGCCCGCGTCCGTGCCCGCGCAGCGCGGCGGGAACAAGGGGCGGGCCTTCACCGGCATCGCGGCCGCGGCCGTGACCACCGTGCTCGCGGTCGTCGTCGCCGGACAGGTCGCCGACAGCCACGGCGGCGGGACGCGGGCGCAGTCCGCGACCGGCCAGGCGCGCGACGCCCGCGCGCCCGGGCAGGGCGCGCCCTCCGCCGCGCAGGACGCGGCACCCCTGACGTACGAGCAGAAGATGGACCGGACGTACCCGCTCGCGGCCACGCTGAAGGCCTCCGGCAAGTTCGAGGCCGTACCCGGCGCCGACAAGGCGCCCGGCAAGGGGCAGAAGTACACCTACCGGGTGGACGTCGAGCAGGGACTCGGCCTGGACGGCGCGCTGTTCGCCGAGGCCGTGCAGAAGACCCTCAACGACGACCGGAGCTGGGGGCACGGCGGCACCCGCACCTTCGAGCGCGTCTCCTCGGGCAAACCCGACTTCGTCGTCACCCTCGCCAGCCCCGGCACCACCGCCAAGTGGTGCGCCAAGTCCGGTCTCGACACCACCGAGGACAACGTCTCCTGCGACTCGGCGTCCACCGAGCGCGTGATGATCAACGCCTACCGGTGGGCGCAGGGCAGCAAGACATACGGGGACAAAATTCACGCGTACCGGCAGATGCTCATCAATCACGAGGTCGGCCACCGGCTCGGCCACGGCCATGTGACGTGCCAGAAGAACGGCGAGCTGGCCCCGGTGATGCAGCAGCAGACCAAGTTCCTCGACCACGACGGGATCCACTGTCTGCCCAACCCCTGGCCCTATCCCAGGAGTTGA
- a CDS encoding Ms4533A family Cys-rich leader peptide — MWSRPAVSNSAAIELALIGVTALCVADVHCR; from the coding sequence ATGTGGTCCCGTCCTGCCGTCTCCAACAGCGCCGCCATCGAGCTGGCGCTGATCGGCGTGACCGCCCTCTGCGTGGCCGACGTCCACTGTCGCTGA
- a CDS encoding ABC transporter substrate-binding protein, with protein sequence MRQPSVIARRVAAASVSLVVAAGAAACGPKDNDAKGSGGDSAPHRGGTLTVLNSNPQQDFDPARLYTSGGGNVPSLVFRTLTTRNRENGAAGAKVVPDLATDTGRPSKDATVWTYTLKKGLTYEDGTPITSADVKYGIERSFAPELSGGAPYLRDWLVGAADYQGPYKDKKGLSAIETPDERTIVFHLNKPEGEFPYLATQTQFTPVPKAKDTGTKYEEHPVSSGPYKVVRNENDGEHLVLKRNTHWSAATDAERKAYPDTIDVRSGLDSSVINQRLSASQGADAAAVTTDTNLGPAELAKVTGDQDLASRVGTGHFGYTDYIAFNPKVKPFDDPRVRQAIAYAIDRSSVVNAAGGSALAEPATTFLPNQKSFGYTPYDLFPAGKAGNAAKARELLARAGHKNGLTVTLTHSNSKDFETSPEIATAIQDALKKAGITVKLQGLESNDYGDKIHNVRTEPGFFLAHWGADWPSGGPFLAPIFDGRQIVKDGANFNTGLLNDKSVNDEIDSINKLTDLHAAAERWGALDEKIGAQALVVPLFHPVYKRLYGKDVRNIVISDWTGVLDISQVAVK encoded by the coding sequence ATGCGTCAACCGTCCGTCATAGCGCGCCGCGTGGCAGCGGCATCCGTCAGCCTGGTCGTGGCAGCGGGCGCCGCCGCCTGCGGTCCGAAGGACAACGATGCCAAGGGCTCCGGCGGCGACTCCGCCCCGCACCGGGGCGGCACCCTCACGGTGCTGAACTCCAACCCGCAGCAGGACTTCGACCCCGCCCGCCTCTACACCTCCGGCGGCGGGAACGTCCCGTCCCTGGTCTTCCGCACCCTCACCACCCGCAACCGGGAGAACGGCGCGGCCGGCGCCAAGGTCGTCCCGGACCTCGCCACCGACACCGGGCGCCCCAGCAAGGACGCGACCGTGTGGACGTACACGCTGAAGAAGGGCCTCACCTACGAGGACGGCACCCCGATCACCTCGGCCGACGTCAAGTACGGCATCGAGCGCTCCTTCGCCCCCGAACTCTCCGGCGGTGCCCCCTACCTGCGGGACTGGCTGGTCGGCGCCGCCGACTACCAGGGCCCCTACAAGGACAAGAAGGGCCTTTCGGCCATCGAGACGCCGGACGAGCGGACCATCGTCTTCCACCTGAACAAGCCCGAGGGCGAGTTCCCCTACCTGGCCACGCAGACCCAGTTCACCCCGGTCCCCAAGGCCAAGGACACCGGCACCAAGTACGAGGAGCACCCGGTCTCGTCCGGCCCGTACAAGGTCGTCCGCAACGAGAACGACGGCGAGCACCTCGTCCTGAAGCGCAACACCCACTGGTCCGCCGCCACGGACGCCGAGCGCAAGGCCTACCCGGACACCATCGACGTCCGCTCCGGCCTCGACTCCTCCGTGATCAACCAGCGGCTGTCCGCGTCCCAGGGGGCGGACGCGGCCGCGGTCACCACGGACACCAACCTCGGCCCCGCCGAGCTCGCCAAGGTCACGGGCGACCAGGACCTGGCCTCGCGCGTGGGCACCGGCCACTTCGGCTACACCGACTACATCGCCTTCAACCCGAAGGTGAAGCCGTTCGACGACCCCAGGGTGCGCCAGGCCATCGCGTACGCCATCGACCGCTCGTCGGTCGTCAACGCGGCCGGCGGTTCGGCGCTCGCCGAGCCCGCCACCACCTTCCTGCCGAACCAGAAGTCCTTCGGCTACACCCCCTACGACCTCTTCCCGGCGGGCAAGGCCGGCAACGCCGCCAAGGCCAGGGAACTGCTCGCCCGGGCCGGCCACAAGAACGGGCTCACCGTCACCCTGACCCACTCCAACAGCAAGGACTTCGAGACCAGCCCCGAGATCGCGACCGCGATCCAGGACGCGCTCAAGAAGGCCGGCATCACCGTCAAGCTGCAGGGCCTGGAGAGCAACGACTACGGGGACAAGATCCACAACGTCAGGACGGAGCCCGGCTTCTTCCTCGCCCACTGGGGTGCCGACTGGCCCTCCGGCGGCCCCTTCCTCGCCCCGATCTTCGACGGCCGGCAGATCGTCAAGGACGGCGCGAACTTCAACACCGGCCTGCTGAACGACAAGTCGGTCAACGACGAGATCGACTCGATCAACAAGCTGACCGACCTCCACGCCGCCGCCGAGCGGTGGGGCGCCCTGGACGAGAAGATCGGCGCACAGGCCCTCGTCGTGCCGCTGTTCCACCCCGTCTACAAGCGCCTGTACGGCAAGGACGTACGCAACATCGTCATCAGCGACTGGACCGGCGTGCTGGACATCTCCCAGGTCGCGGTGAAGTAG
- a CDS encoding ABC transporter permease — MSEALVASHTPGADTPAPGGSGARQFWRRLRAQRAALVAAAVVALLVLVALAAPLLTALEGQDPTTYHPSLIDSARGGVPVGSLGGLGADHWLGVEPQTGRDLFARLVYGARVSLGVALGATAIQVTLGVLFGVASALGSRLVDQLLSRITDIIVALPLMIMALALLAIVPSSFPRPVLVTLVIGLIAWGNIAKIARAQTLTLKGLDHVAAARLSGWGTWRIARRELLPGLAAPVITYAALLVPINISVEAALSFLGVGVKPPTPSWGQMLTAADVWYQAAPQYLLLPAGALFVTVVALTVLGDGVRTALDPRAASRLRVGTGGRRADRAAKEAAA, encoded by the coding sequence GTGAGCGAGGCACTCGTCGCCTCCCACACCCCCGGGGCGGACACACCCGCCCCGGGGGGCTCGGGGGCCCGTCAGTTCTGGCGGCGGCTGCGGGCGCAGCGCGCCGCCCTGGTCGCCGCGGCCGTCGTCGCGCTGCTCGTCCTGGTCGCGCTCGCCGCGCCGCTCCTCACCGCCCTGGAGGGCCAGGACCCCACCACCTACCACCCCTCCCTGATCGACTCCGCGCGCGGGGGCGTGCCGGTCGGCTCCCTCGGCGGCCTCGGCGCCGACCACTGGCTCGGCGTCGAACCGCAGACCGGACGCGACCTGTTCGCGCGGCTCGTGTACGGGGCGCGGGTCTCCCTCGGAGTGGCGCTCGGCGCCACCGCGATCCAGGTGACCCTCGGCGTCCTGTTCGGCGTCGCCTCGGCGCTCGGCAGCCGGCTGGTCGACCAGCTGCTCAGCCGGATCACCGACATCATCGTCGCCCTGCCGCTGATGATCATGGCGCTCGCGCTCCTCGCGATCGTGCCGTCGAGCTTCCCGCGGCCCGTCCTGGTCACCCTCGTGATCGGCCTGATCGCCTGGGGCAACATCGCCAAGATCGCCCGCGCCCAGACCCTCACCCTCAAGGGACTCGACCACGTCGCCGCCGCCCGGCTCAGCGGCTGGGGCACCTGGCGCATCGCCCGCCGCGAGCTGCTGCCCGGCCTCGCGGCACCCGTCATCACCTACGCGGCGCTGCTCGTGCCCATCAACATCTCCGTCGAGGCGGCCCTGTCCTTCCTCGGCGTCGGCGTGAAGCCGCCCACCCCGTCCTGGGGACAGATGCTCACCGCCGCCGACGTCTGGTACCAGGCCGCGCCGCAGTACCTGCTGCTGCCCGCCGGCGCCCTCTTCGTCACCGTGGTCGCGCTGACCGTCCTCGGCGACGGCGTCCGCACCGCCCTCGACCCGCGCGCGGCCTCCCGCCTGCGCGTCGGCACCGGCGGCCGGCGCGCGGACCGGGCGGCCAAGGAGGCCGCGGCATGA
- a CDS encoding ABC transporter permease has product MSGFGGFVLRRGAGALVTLLAISVIIYVVFYVTPGNVAQITCGPRCSPEQVHQVAQQLRLDDPLYLRYWHFLEGLFAGQDYSTGTSVEHCPAPCLGLSYQSDRQVTDIILTKLPVSLSLVVGAMVIWLVLGVGTGVLSAWRRGRFTERALTALTLAGTATPVFVIGLVLMIVVCGELRLLPFPQYVKFTDDPEQWAWNLLLPWLSLALVEAAAFARLTRAAMLETLAEDHIRTFRAYGVSERSVVGRHALRGAFAPVIALNANNFGGAVGGAVLTETLFGLPGIGQELVHAVNVVDLPVVVGMVLVIGFFVVVANAAADVLYAVADRRVVLA; this is encoded by the coding sequence ATGAGCGGATTCGGCGGCTTCGTGCTGCGCCGCGGCGCCGGCGCCCTGGTCACCCTCCTTGCCATCTCGGTGATCATCTACGTCGTCTTCTACGTCACCCCCGGCAACGTCGCCCAGATCACCTGCGGCCCGCGCTGCTCCCCGGAACAGGTCCACCAGGTCGCCCAGCAGCTCCGCCTGGACGACCCCCTGTACCTGCGCTACTGGCACTTCCTCGAAGGGCTGTTCGCCGGCCAGGACTACTCCACCGGCACCTCGGTCGAGCACTGCCCCGCCCCCTGCCTCGGACTCTCCTACCAGAGCGACCGGCAGGTCACGGACATCATCCTGACCAAGCTCCCGGTCAGCCTGTCGCTCGTGGTCGGCGCCATGGTGATCTGGCTCGTCCTCGGGGTCGGCACCGGTGTGCTCTCCGCCTGGCGGCGCGGCCGGTTCACCGAGCGCGCGCTGACCGCGCTCACCCTCGCGGGCACGGCCACGCCCGTCTTCGTCATCGGCCTGGTCCTGATGATCGTCGTCTGCGGCGAGCTGCGGCTGCTGCCCTTCCCTCAGTACGTGAAGTTCACCGACGATCCCGAGCAGTGGGCGTGGAACCTGCTGCTGCCGTGGCTCTCCCTCGCGCTCGTCGAGGCCGCGGCCTTCGCCCGCCTGACCCGCGCGGCCATGCTGGAGACCCTCGCCGAGGACCACATCCGGACCTTCCGCGCCTACGGCGTCAGCGAACGCTCGGTCGTCGGGCGGCACGCCCTGCGCGGGGCCTTCGCCCCGGTCATCGCGCTGAACGCCAACAACTTCGGCGGGGCCGTCGGCGGCGCCGTCCTCACCGAGACCCTGTTCGGGCTGCCCGGCATCGGCCAGGAACTGGTGCACGCGGTGAACGTCGTCGACCTCCCGGTGGTCGTCGGCATGGTCCTGGTCATCGGATTCTTCGTGGTCGTGGCCAACGCCGCCGCGGACGTGCTCTACGCGGTGGCCGACCGACGGGTGGTACTCGCATGA